AGCACATTGTACCAACATACACACAATTGTACGTACTCCCAGTAGCTTTTATAGGGTACAAGTGAATAATATTCACGAGCAAACCACTTGCAATTTATCGTTGTATTGCACATTACAGTGAGTACAGAGCCTCCTCTACCACAAACAACTCAACCTCTCTCAACCCTAGCTAACTATAGCTAGCCTGGTAGTGCAAGAGTTCATGAATTCTCaccatagtgtgtgtgtgtacatgtgtgtgcgtgtacacTGGATCAAAACTCACCTCTAACAAGCTTTATATATCTCTAGCACATTAAGTAGCGAGTCTTTAGAGTCGATAGCACTGCGTTCTTGAGTTCGGTCTAAAATAGTTATCAACTTGTTCATGAGTGTTAGCTCACTATTGGACACACCCATTCATTACATTCCTTTAATCTTAGCAACATCCTGAATGCCATACATTCTTGAGGGCACAAAAATACAATGAAATAAGAGCACTAATGAACATTAATGATTAACAGGACACAGTTATTGAGTGTTCTATGCAGAGACAGGGGGAGGGTGGGATACTTGCTCCACTGCACTAGAGGGCACAATCGTCAGCTCCTGCAGTGAGAGCACATGAGCATAATTACAGCATTCAAATGTAGCATAATGACTTAATGAGACTGTTGTGTAATTAGCTATTGCCAACACATACTTGAGGCTTTTGCTCAATTACATGGGTACACCAATTGTGTGGTGGCTGGTAATATATTCAATCAGGACACCTGGCATAAAAGGCACGGGCAACAAAACAACTGAGCGATGACACTATCAGCCAAATCATCAAAGGCAGTGTTTGTGTGACTGGGGAAGCTATTATCTCACAGCTAggaaacaacacacacatgaaAAGAATCATGTGACTTCCTAACCTCTTCAGTGTGGAATGCTTTCAGTTCAGTTCCCCTCACTGCAGTGTAGAGCAAGTCagtgacaacacacacacagaggattGGTGTGTACTCACTGTGTATAGGTGGCAGTACCCTCCTGACCACTGGGAGAGGGGGAAGTCCCTCCAGTGGGTCCTCTGTGGACAGGGCAGGTTCCAACTCGGCCTCTGTccatgtgttcctgtgggccAGCGGGGATGGTTGTGGGGGGGCCGGGAATGTCTTGTTTCTGTTCTTTAGTCGAGTTATAAGCATCTGTTTCCGCTCTTTCTTACTCTGCAATGTGTGTAGAGCAGCTCAATATATTGACACCTTGAATACCTGGTAATCACAACTAAATGGAGTGTTGTTGCAACATCCTTTGTAGAACTAACCTCTACACAAGCCTCTGACTCAATGCATTGCTTGTACATTCTATAGCAATGTTATGCAACAATCTCATGCACAAGCTTTCAGTTATCAGACCAGCAAACTACTGAGGGGGCTATAGCCTATCCGTTGACATGGCACTCATGTTGAAACCTACTCACAGAGCAATTCAAACAAATAGCTACCAGTACTTATGTATACTGCAATTACCTTGATGGGTTCCAGTCGTGTCCTTTTGGCTATAGAGGGTGAGGCTGATCGTGATCCCTCTGACCGCAGGCCTCCAGAGGGTGGCCCGTCATGTGGTAGGCCCTGTGAGGGTGGTCCATCATGTGGTAGGGGAGTGATGAGCTGGAGGGACTCCGAGCTACCACTACCATCACCACCGTGGGCAGTGGGTGGAGTCACCTGCAACAATACAATACTAGGACTGAAACACAGGTAATGCTAGTATGCGGAAATTCTACTGTCTTACAAAAACAGCTTTCAACATGCACGGACAAACCCTCTTATAGTTATTGAACACATGCTCTGCTATTTGTGAAGTGCTAACAATAACACTTCAATGCCAACACATCTCAGCTGGTTGCTATGCCAACACCTACTGCTAGACATAGCCTTGGCACGTAACGTACGTCAGTGAGTGATGCTGTATCAGATAGTCTACTAGAGGACTGGCTGACGGAGGAGTGGCTGTCCTGTCTCACACCACTGGGGCCGGGggatgcatgcacactgtccTCTCTGACAACATCTActcaggggagggggggggggtaaaatGAGAGACAATGAGGTCTACCAGCCTCACCTTGCGTGTTCTGACTGGCAGTGGACTGTGCTTGAGTGGCTATCCTCTTGCGTGCTGCCTCCCTCTGCTCCACCTCCACAGCCAccacctacacacatgcagtgtgtaaGGACATGGGAATCAGTACTGTTGCGTACACTCACAGAGATGGGCTTGAAGGGGTTGGCTGGAGGACCATCCACTGACTCAGTCTCTTCACTCTCAGCAGCCTGGAGTCTGGAGtgggtgggtaaagatcatcatcACCTACACTCAAAATATGTCGATCAAGGAAATTTTTAAACTCTATAATATTACTCACTTGTCTCTCTCCTCCCTCATCTTGCGGACCCGCTCCATTCTCTCCCGTCGCTCTGTagcctccctctctctctgaaCTGTCACATCACATCGTACACGCTCTCCTAGCTCCTCATAGCGACTGACCACACTCCCTAGCAACCAGCTCAGTCCCCTGCGCAGTGATGGATCACTCTTGTTCCCACTGGCTTGCTTCAGAGCTATACACTTCATCTGAACAGCACATGAAACATTGTCCTCTTATACTGCACAACACTCTCACCACTTGCAGCTGCTCTTGAGTTACCATCTCCTCTAGAGCCATGCTGCTGGTTAGTTGAGCCTCACTGCAAGCCTCAGTCACGTCCTTTTTGTTTGCAAACACTAGGAGAGGTTTACCAACAATCTTCTCGTGGCCCATAACCTCACGAAGGGCATCTGCAGCCTCTGTAAACCGATCAGGAGAGCTCGAGTCAACCACGTAGATGATCCCATATGCCTGTGTAATAGCAGTGTACAACAGTCTATAGGGAAGGGAGTCTCCTTACTTCAGAGAAATAGTTCTTCCATATTCCTCTTATCCTTGGCCCCCCTCCTACATCATACAAGGTCACTGCACACCCGTTCTGATTGAGCTTGGTACTAGAGAAGCCAATGGTCGGTGTAATATCCTCAGTGGAGTCTGCATGTGGTAGAGCGTATATAACCACATGTgcatacataatattatggtcTAACTCTTGCCTCCATTTAGGTTTGCCAACAGCGTTGACTTTCCAGAGTTGTCCAATCCAAACACAACAATCTTCACCTCTCTACACAGCAAATGATATGATGTGTGAGATGAATAGCTAGAACATTACCTAATGTTCCCAGGAGTAACAACTTGTGAGCTTCTTGACTGGCAACTTCCCATTTAATACTTGATCCAGAGTTCTCAGTCTGCATGCAATTTCTAACGTGTTCCCAATTAATACCCATCACAATCAACATCACCATGGTGATTTTGGGAGCCACGACAACCAAACTTCTAAAAGTTTATTTCTATTCTAACATGCACAAAAGTGATAAGATGTGATGGATACAGTAAGTAGTAGCTTCTAAAACAAAGCTAAaaggaaaagaaaagcaaaAAAACTAAGAAAAAAAAAATATAAATAAAAATGCTGGTCGCAGGGTCCCATTACCAGGAATGGGGTTCGAACCCATGTGTGCAATCGCACATTGGATCTTAAGTCCAACGCCTTAACCACTCGGCCACCCTGGTACGACTCTAGAAATCTCTCGGCTACCCTGTTACAACTCTAGTAACCACAGTCCATTTTTATTTACACCAAAAGTGAAGCagacacttacacacacataaaATAGAAATGACAAATAATGTTATGAAGATTGTTCGTGAGAATCAGTTCTTGAAGTTAGTGCCAAATTAACGCTGACATACAATGGGAACGATGAGTTGCTGATTGTCAGTATGTGGTATTCCTGAGGGAATAATATGTAACAATAGTCAGCTTGATTGCATTACATACCTCATCAAGCGTTAGCGGCACTTGGCACACGCCAGTATCGAACTTTGAACCATCAAACAACGCGGCTCTTAATCTGCCAACATATGAGAACATGAGCGGACTTTGCACACAAACTATCGACATATACCTCAACATTATTGTTCTGGTAGGCTGCATACTGACTGCTGACACGCACGGCTGGGATTTAGTGTTCCGCTTCACATTGATCACTCTGTACAGAAGACACAACCACcatacaatacatacacatgcaaaCAGTCCAGCTAGGAGTGATCGTACCCAGTGCTAGAGTTGTACATGATGAGTACGTCAAAGCCAAAAGAGAAACCAGTCCACCTCCAGCAGTACTATATGAAGGTGAGGGGGGGTACTGAATAGTTGACATAGTATTACAGAGAGAAAACTCACCTCTCCTGGCTCGTGGATCACTCTACCGCAGCGTAGAGAGGTAGCTAGGAACTGGTCAGTGCTCAGATTAGAAGGACTGTGCAGAGAGAGTCAATCaatcaattattattatgatattagCACAAGATGTACATAGCTATGTAGCAACGTACCCAGTGTCCATTCTCTGATCTACTATGAGCATGCTCAGCCACTGGCTCCGATAGAGTGGCAGCAGCCAGCCTTTAAACAAGGTTAGTGATGACCAACCACACTGTGGAGTAATCACTCACCATCGGGAATGATCTTGTCACCCTCGACGGTCCTCACTGACACTACATCATTGAGAATGTGCTGAACTCTAACCCCACGAAACACTCTCCCCCATTCCTCCTTCCCTGGGCACTCGAGGAAGCACCTGTCATCGTTAGCAGTACCTGGAGGAGTAAGTATAGCAGCAGTTGATGTGGCAACACAGAGACAAGACTGGCTTTACTGTGTTCCCTGAAGAATTGATCAGAGTCAGTGAGAAGCTTGTCCATCTCCCCGCTCCAGTCAGGATGTAGGGACACGTACAACcactggggggaggggcttagaGTAGTACTAGTTAATGAGAGGGGCTTACTCTCTTGGCTAGAGTGTACACATCCATCTCCACCTGCAAGACATAGAGCTCTGGAGAAGACAGCAGTTCAGCTAGCAGCTCAGTGCTGTGGAGTTAGTACAGTCAACATTCACTCAGTATGCACAGTGTATGTGTAGTGCACCTTAACTGTTTCAGCAGTGATACGCTATAGCTCTTGACCAAGTGAAGCCTCAACATGTTGTCACACCTACAGGCAAGATACACCAGTTACATACAAgcaaatataataataatgagaCTAACTCTTCCTTGAGGTTCTTAAGTCCGTACTGAGTGGAGGCCATCAGAAATGGTACCACACGTTCCAGACTGCAGTGTAATACAGGTGTGACAGTATGGATGAGTGGAGGGATGACCTTACCTCATGTTCTCCCTCATGTATACCTGGCAATGCTCCAACAGACCATCCTACAAACACAGAGACACTTAACGAACAGCCATTACACATAATAACAGGCTTACCAGCTGCAGCATGGTGGCAGCAGCAACCAGAGGTACTACCTCAGTCTCCCCCACATGAACATGATCTTTGTACAATGAGCTGAATGCCACATCCAGAGCTACAGAGAATGGCAGCAAAAATAAATTAAACCAAATTAATATAACTGCAGCAgtgtacaaaatgtatgtttttgtttttgcctacatgtaccttcagGAGTGATGTTGGTATCTGGTATACTGAGACTGATGTCTGACTGATTGCTCTCCCGCCAGCTGCCACTGAACATGCTGGAGAAGTATCCCgactggaggggggggggggggtctgacacacacacacacatacacaccacacacacacacgcgtacCTGGCAGAGGTAGACCTTGTGAAGCTTCCACTCCTTACCTGTACAATGGCGGACACTATGAatacaacacaacacagtCAATACAGTGTACGTACCGAGGGCACGGATGGTGAGGTCGCTGTTGATGCCATCTCTGAAGAGCGTCTGGTAGATGTAGTTGGAAGTACTCTTAATTTTCTTCCTCTTTGGAGACAGTTCTTCTATGTCCTCCTCGCTCAGTGCTCGCTTACGGGGGTTGCTAAGGGGTGTGGCTTTGTTACTAGGCTGTGCTACCTGCCTAGCAGGGGTGGGGACTTGGCGCACACCCTCGCTCCATGCTCCACCCATCACCTAACACCAGGGGGGGGTGGTGATACATGGCTagctgtacagtatagtaACATCATTATAGTCACCTTATATAGTTGTGTGATTTATCTCAGTCTCTACTTTGAACAGAACAGGTTCACCTTGTTGTTAATTTACAATCTGTCGAGTTGGCATTTCCATGGACTGCAAAGATgcagccccgccccctttcCAGCCTACTACTCAATTGATTGACCCAACTCGGATTGACCTCATGGCTGCTGTGTCTGCTCTCCCGGCCATCGCAGCCTCCTCTCTGCTCACCCAGCACCTTTACTACGACGACACTGAGCTGTTCTCCAGTGTAGGCCGTGTTATCTCACAGTATGCAGCCACTAAGGACGGTCAAGAGGTACTGGTGTTGGACCAAACTGTCATGCATCCACAGGGAGGTACTGTATCAATCTAGCTTCCCAAATTGTTCTGTGGGGTCACtgtacgtgtgtatgtgttcaaTGCAGGAGGTCAGCCCAGTGATGTGGGGGTCATTTCCTCTCCTGATGGTGAGACGAGCTTCAGAGTGGGGCATGTACAGAAGCCTCGCGGTGCTGGCTACATTGAGCACGTAGGAGAGTACAGCTCCCCCGGAAGGTACCTGTAGTCCCACCCCCTCAATGTCTgcatgacccccccccccaggttCACAGTGGGGGATGAGGTGTCAGTGGAGATCGATAGTACACGAAGGATGCTCCACGCTCGACTTCACAGTGCTGGTCATCTTCTGGACACTGCCTTTGTCAATATCGGAGTAAAGGACCTCATCCCAGAGAAGGTGAGTGTTTATAGTGGTTGTTCATTGATCAATGGAGTTTCCTCCACAGGGCTACCATTTCCCCGATGGTCCGTACGTTGGTGAGTGGTAGCTATTACCCTGGCTACTATATAATACAGCTGTTGTTGTGTACAGAATACGTTGGCAACATTCCTGCTGAGAAGAGAGAGACGACCATACAACAGCTCAACAAAGAAGCTCAGCGACTTATTGAGGTAAGAGATGAAACACTACATATTATAGGGATTGTCCAACTTTGACTGCCCATAACTTGTTGAGTAGAGATTGTCCAATGTCACAACTAAAATGTGCATTTAGTAGGTCTTTGATAGAGTTACATGATGGTACGTGGTGTGTTTAGCAATGATTGTTATCTGGCCGAAATCTTCCATTTTTGAAAGaaaaccatgggctataattatatagcctttGTGTTTTCTCCGAAATTAACTTTAATAGCTAATTTTGATTGCCCATAACTTCAACTTATACGTTCTCTCTTTTGCACAGGAAGCGGCTGGGGTTGTCGTGACAATGAATGATAAAGGTAATGAGATGTATTTAACTCTGTGCttgttgtgagggtgtgtgcagGGGAGCGTGTGGTGGACGTGGGCGGTAGCGAGTGTCCGTGTGGAGGGACCCACGTCAAGGGTGTGGCTGATATCAGAGGTCTCACTGTCACTAAAATTAAGAAGGTAGGTCTTGCATTATAGTCTCAtagtctctgtgtgtgtgtgtgtgtgttctgaCTGTGTGTTCTGACTGTGTGTTTTGTCTGTACTTGCAGAGCAAAAAGAACGTTAGAGTTTCCTATGTACTCAGTGACAATTAAAAACTCTTTGTTTAGTGTTTCACGTGTGCTTGTTTGTGTAGAGGACAGGTGTTTCTATCATTGCTTTGTGCAATCATGTGTGCTTCTGTGTTTTGATGCAATATTTTGATATAGCACATTTTTGCTAAGAGCACCAAAGCTCCTCATTCTTTGCACCTCTCTGTTTAACTGTTGTCAAGCATGACTCTTCTGTTAGTTACGTCAAAGAGACACAGGTGTTAGTTAGTCCACAGGCAACTAACTAAGTATGCACTGCCCTGAGGCTGTATTGATATTGCAGTGTACACTAATTGCTATCGTATCAAGCTCAGAGGACGACATTTCTCGTCCCTTTACCAATGAGAATGGGAGATCTATACACGTGACCTTTGAGAGATCTGCCAGCCAGTGTAACAACACCCTCACTACCCTAACCAACACATGTGACTACACCATACTCAACAACATCTCTCTTCAGTACACTCCTCTCAACACTAACCTCTCTATTGTGAGTTACTCAACGGAAGGTCTTCCCATTGTCTGCCTCTACCTCCCTATGCAGCCAGCCTCATTCTTGATGCAAGGTTTCTCCCCCCTTGCCCTCAGCCTCTACCAGACAGCCACAGTCCTTGTCCTCTGCACGTCTCTGGCTGTGCTTTTATTGGCTGTTGCTTACATTGCTAACTCAAGAACTATATCGTCTTTCCTCACCATCAACCTAGCCCTCTCCCTGGCCATTGGGGACATCACACTCATTTTCAACGCTTTTGGCCATGGCATAGACACGCTCTGTATCCTCTCAGCAATGGCCGAACATTTCTTCTTATTGACCGAGTTCTCTTGGTTGGCTCTCCTCGGGGGCAACTTTGCATTGAGGTTTTATCGAATTGCTAACAGCCTTCCTCCTAAATTGAACTCGTTTATTATGCTGTTATATTTGTGTATTGGATGGGGACCTTCGTTCCTGTTCACCGGTGTTGCCGTGGTGATATACTCTCTCCCGGGTGCTGAGTGGGTTATATATGGACAGTCTGGTTTCTGTCACCTTGCACCATCACCTGCAGTTGTCCTCCTTCTTATCACTCCAATCATCGCTGGATGGATCGTAGCAATGGCTGCATTGCTATGGATTCTGTTGTATCTCTACAAGATCCCCTTCCATTTTGACACGAGTGACAAGAAACGGTTTGCGTTTATACTCGGTTTTCTGGTTGTCATGGCCGCGGATATCGTCATGACGATGTGGGTGCTGTTAGACAGATCACCGCCCACACATGTGACCTCTTTATTTGTCTATATTTTTGTCCTGTTTGCACGATCGTTGCTCCTGGCAACAGGATTCATTCCAAAACGTCAACTAATAAAGAAACTGAAGTCCATCCTCAGGAATAAGGTGTCGCCCACCTCCTACATTGAACCACACCCCCACCTGTGTCCTGGCATTGACCCACTAGACGCAGCAGAATTAGTCAACATGATGTCGGACCCGTCCCTAGTACCAAAGATATACACATGTGCAAGACAGTTAATCTCTCAACAATAAAAGAACACTCAGTATAATGATTATATGAAGTTGTGTGCAGCAATTTGTGATAACACAGGGTTTTCATatgtgcaataataattatgtgataatAGTTTTTGGGGAAAATTGTTTTTTTTGTGTAAAATTACGGCATTGTATTTGAGTTGTGGCTAATACTGTTAGTCTTGTCACTAGTGGTAGTAGTGATGCTGCTTTGGTCTCTTATGAGTAAGCTCTTGGTTCTCTGCACGTAGGGACAGAGCAGCTCCTTCAACTCTCTGATGTTGAGCGCAAATACGAGGTTAAGCCACGGGTTGACGGCCAGTAGCACAAAGGACATGTTAGCAGGTATGGGGTTGGTGAGGTCTTGAAAGCCCCCCGTATCACAAGGAGCACTCTCGGGAGATCCAGTCTGCTCACATGTAAAGTACTCAAACAGACGTTTCATAAATAGAGGCAGTGTTTGGGAGAATATAGTGAATGTGGTTAGAGCCAGCACAGCCAGGAGCACATAGTAGACAATGATGACTAGTAGCTTCTTCTCAGCAGTTCCTAGCTTGAGAGGATTCCCGTCTTTGTCCGCCTTCATACGAACAgtttgctgtgtgtgtgtgtgtgtgtgtgttagagAGGTTGAACAAACAAAATATTGCCTTATCTGACCAGAGCATTGGGAAACCGACTCTCCTATTTTCATAATGCAACTAGTTTTATTGGTCTTATTGTTATACCAATAGCATACTTTTCGTAGGACTTCTGTTGTATAATTAACGGATGGCCAATCACATTATTGCCCCTAATTGGATAGTGCATGGGAGTAAGTAATGTGCAGGCTAATGGCATAATagacaaaaacaaaaacagtatGTCAGTAACTGTACCTTGTGTATGAACCAGAGCATGATGATGAGCAGAGCCAGCCCTGTATCCAATATGAGAATGACTGGCAGAACCAGAGCGTAGAATGTGGCATTGGAATCGATGCTGGTGCAGAGGAGAGGGGGAAACCGCGTCATCGTGAACCCCACTGTACCCAACCGAGGCTCGTCCAGATTGTTGCCAATGGTGATCAGTATCGGCACGAGAGGGAGGAACAGGGAGATGAGGATGCAGGCAATGTGGATGTACTTGGTGCGGTTGGACTGGTCGAAGGAGCGAGCCTGGAATGGGAACTTGATCTTCCAGAATAGAATGGTAACATGACAAATCCACCAGGTCAACAGTTGCAGAAGTCCATAGTAAAACACAACACCTATAACAtaagaatgcatgcatgagcccTGTAGTCTGCCAAGCATGCATGACAGAGAAGCATGCATGAGCCATGGAGTCTGCCATACAGCAGGACAAATAAGTGGAGTCTGCCATACATGCAGGACagagaatgcatgcatgagccaTGTAGTCTGCCTTGCAAGAAAACAGATGTTACTAGTACCTGTAAACACACAGAACCCAGAGGAAGTGATGATGCTCTCAATGAGGTCATCAGAGACACAATAGAGTGCATCACGGTCACTCAGGGAGATGAGCACAGTCATTCCTGTACATAGACACATGGAACACTATATGATATCAGTTGCTGGACCCTTATATATAGTTCACCTAAATATATCAtatacattgtgtacactTACTGAAGAGTGGTGATATTATAATGACCTGTACTTTAACTCACCAATGAGCAACCATGTGATGTTGTGATAGATGATGAGTACGGATGGGAACCTGAACCTGCACGTACACACGAGAGCACTCGACAACCagtatacacacgtaccttaaTATAACCctgcagtacacacactgtatgttattataattatagctcacaTTCTCTTTCTACGGATACAGGATATCACTATGACGATAATGCCGACAATGACTCCCACGGCAACCAGTAGTCTAACAAGTACGTCTGTGAGGTCACTGGAATCTTGTGGTATCTCCTTCCAGTCACAAGAGGGGAGACAGACCACACCTCCACTGCAGTAGAAGCCCGTGCTGCAGTTGAACTGACAAGTGTCGGTGTTGTTTGAGTCGTTAAGATGACGGAGAAAGCCCGGCTCACCTGCCATAAACGTTGTCAGTATAGTTGATGACAAACAAGTCACTACAATAACACTGAACTAATGCAGTATAACTAATGGTTGAGATAACAGCCCCCCTCTGgctacagtgcatgcatggctatatagCCAATGCAATAATACTGTCATATGTACTGACTCTCACCTCCTCGCACTGCAGAGATGTTCACACTCACATCCTCATCAATCTGTAGAGTAAATGCATTGTTGAATGGCAATGCATGTCTAGCTAGCTCACTGGAGAGAGGTGGAACAGGAACACTGGTATTGCAAGCAGTGCCCACACCACTCCTATCAGCACACACAGTCCAACCAACTCAGCCCTCAGGAACAACTTGTAACCTCTCTCTGAGAGCTTCAGTCTGCCACCATGGCTACCCAGTGTCTTCTGGATAGTGTCAGACTTTTGAATAGTATCAGACTTCTGCATAGTATCAAACTTCTGTATAGTATCAGAGGCTCCATTACTGACTTGCATTCTGGATCCAGACATTGGACACAATATTAATAGCTTTAGCCTTATCTGCTTTTTATATTAAATATAGATTTTAACAACTTTAGTTAATCATCATGAATATGGTTATGATCTGGCAAACCGAAAACACAACTCCCACTCTCTCACTTGTATGACATTATTGAAATTCTTTTGGCAAATGTACAAAATAAGTTAGCAATGCATATAAAcagacatacatacacacacatgataGAAACAGTTTAGAAATAGTTCAGAAATAGTTCAGATATCCTCTAGGTCCTCCAcctgaagggggggggggtaatgtgAGATCACATGATCACTGCTCACCTTGACAAAGGGGTGGTCCAGGAGGTATATGGCTTTCCAACGCTCCTCAGAATTGAATATAAAGCATCTTTTGAGGAAGTCGTGGCCCTCCTCACTGAGTGCGTCAGGGGGATGAACACGTGGAGTATTCCCGTCGCCCAACTGGTACATGATCTGGAACTGGTTCTCACATTCAGACCATGGCAGCTTCCCAGTTGCCATCTCCACGACAACGCAGCCTATACTCCAGATATCCATAGGTCGCCCCATTGACTGATTGAGTACAACCTCAGGTGACATGTACGCTGGAGGGGGGGAGCTGCGTGTACCATAACCGTCactaatgtacatgcatgactgtacagtgtacaacctctacacgtacacgtacacgtacacaatgTACCTGGCTTGAAATGAAAACCATAGAAAACGCAAGTTAaaactacagtgtacacagtgggactataggctgtatatacatgtaatattctGCTTTTTGCTTTCAACTTCAAGTGATGTGAAACGGTTGTATATAACTACTACtatggtgtggtgtgggtggtgtgtgtgggtagtgtgtggtgtgtgtgtgtggtgtgtgtgtgtggcactCACGGACTGTCCCCACTTGCTTCTTAATCTCGTTGGGCATGGTCTTGTGGGAGTTCTTCAGTTGCACACTCAACCCAAAGTCTCCCAACTTGATTGAACCGTTGGAACTCAGGAATATATTGCAACCTGTTCAGATGAACAAAATACCATCaatatacataattaacaGTTATTAACAGACCCCACCCACTCCGCCCCCTCACCTTTGATGTCCCTGTGCACTATCCCCTGGTCATGCAGGAAATAGACTGCTCGCACGATGTCCCGAGTGTACTGTCGTATCATGTGCTCAGTGAGGCCTTGTTGAGCGATACTCCACAGAGTGCCCTCGTTGCAATACtccatgaacatgtacaggtCATTCTACGATAGGAGATAGGGGATAAGGACAGGCATAAACTACTCGATATACTTACATGGTGAATCTCAACTCCATAGAACTTGACAATATTCTTGTGTTTAAGTCGCTGGAATACATTGATTTCATCCAGGATAGTCTGCACTGTGCTAGAGTCCTTCTCTTTGATAGAGATCTGACAACACCATGGTTACAACACATCGGGtatgggggaggggcttactTGTTTGACAGCATTGATTTCACCAGACGTCAGGTTCCAGCACTCGTATACTTTGCCAAATCGTCCCTCCCCTGTGTACACAGAGAGCTCATACAGGGGTGTGGTctaatgggtgtggtttaccTAGCTTCCTGCCTCGCTGCCACTTGTAGTTAGCTACCATGAGGTCACCTAGCTTAGCGTCCGGGTGAGAATGGCGCTCCTTTACTCGACCAATCACCTTCTCACGAAGCAGCATCTCCTCTCTAGCCTGGGGGGGGGTGGTCTAACACTGGACACACGCTAACAACCACACACTTACTGTGTCTAATACTTTGACTCCTGCCCTGATTTTTTTTAGGCGTTCATTGGCCATGCCCCCTCCT
This genomic stretch from Halichondria panicea chromosome 16, odHalPani1.1, whole genome shotgun sequence harbors:
- the LOC135349601 gene encoding ADP-ribosylation factor-like protein 13B, yielding MGSCQSRSSQVVTPGNIREVKIVVFGLDNSGKSTLLANLNGDSTEDITPTIGFSSTKLNQNGCAVTLYDVGGGPRIRGIWKNYFSEAYGIIYVVDSSSPDRFTEAADALREVMGHEKIVGKPLLVFANKKDVTEACSEAQLTSSMALEEMVTQEQLQVMKCIALKQASGNKSDPSLRRGLSWLLGSVVSRYEELGERVRCDVTVQREREATERRERMERVRKMREERDKLQAAESEETESVDGPPANPFKPISVVAVEVEQREAARKRIATQAQSTASQNTQDVVREDSVHASPGPSGVRQDSHSSVSQSSSRLSDTASLTDVTPPTAHGGDGSGSSESLQLITPLPHDGPPSQGLPHDGPPSGGLRSEGSRSASPSIAKRTRLEPIKSKKERKQMLITRLKNRNKTFPAPPQPSPLAHRNTWTEAELEPALSTEDPLEGLPPLPVVRRVLPPIHMRGTELKAFHTEEELTIVPSSAVEQVSHPPPVSA
- the LOC135349602 gene encoding germ cell-less protein-like 1 isoform X2; its protein translation is MGGAWSEGVRQVPTPARQVAQPSNKATPLSNPRKRALSEEDIEELSPKRKKIKSTSNYIYQTLFRDGINSDLTIRALGKEWKLHKVYLCQSGYFSSMFSGSWRESNQSDISLSIPDTNITPEALDVAFSSLYKDHVHVGETEVVPLVAAATMLQLDGLLEHCQVYMRENMSLERVVPFLMASTQYGLKNLKEECDNMLRLHLVKSYSVSLLKHTELLAELLSSPELYVLQVEMDVYTLAKRWLYVSLHPDWSGEMDKLLTDSDQFFREHSTANDDRCFLECPGKEEWGRVFRGVRVQHILNDVVSVRTVEGDKIIPDGWLLPLYRSQWLSMLIVDQRMDTGPSNLSTDQFLATSLRCGRVIHEPGEYCWRWTGFSFGFDVLIMYNSSTGVINVKRNTKSQPCVSAVSMQPTRTIMLRLRAALFDGSKFDTGVCQVPLTLDEEYHILTISNSSFPLYVSVNLALTSRTDSHEQSS
- the LOC135349602 gene encoding germ cell-less protein-like 1 isoform X1; amino-acid sequence: MGGAWSEGVRQVPTPARQVAQPSNKATPLSNPRKRALSEEDIEELSPKRKKIKSTSNYIYQTLFRDGINSDLTIRALGKEWKLHKVYLCQSGYFSSMFSGSWRESNQSDISLSIPDTNITPEALDVAFSSLYKDHVHVGETEVVPLVAAATMLQLDGLLEHCQVYMRENMSLERVVPFLMASTQYGLKNLKEECDNMLRLHLVKSYSVSLLKQLSTELLAELLSSPELYVLQVEMDVYTLAKRWLYVSLHPDWSGEMDKLLTDSDQFFREHSTANDDRCFLECPGKEEWGRVFRGVRVQHILNDVVSVRTVEGDKIIPDGWLLPLYRSQWLSMLIVDQRMDTGPSNLSTDQFLATSLRCGRVIHEPGEYCWRWTGFSFGFDVLIMYNSSTGVINVKRNTKSQPCVSAVSMQPTRTIMLRLRAALFDGSKFDTGVCQVPLTLDEEYHILTISNSSFPLYVSVNLALTSRTDSHEQSS
- the LOC135349604 gene encoding alanine--tRNA ligase-like, coding for MDCKDAAPPPFQPTTQLIDPTRIDLMAAVSALPAIAASSLLTQHLYYDDTELFSSVGRVISQYAATKDGQEVLVLDQTVMHPQGGGQPSDVGVISSPDGETSFRVGHVQKPRGAGYIEHVGEYSSPGRFTVGDEVSVEIDSTRRMLHARLHSAGHLLDTAFVNIGVKDLIPEKGYHFPDGPYVEYVGNIPAEKRETTIQQLNKEAQRLIEEAAGVVVTMNDKGERVVDVGGSECPCGGTHVKGVADIRGLTVTKIKKSKKNVRVSYVLSDN